A genomic segment from Candidatus Brocadia sinica JPN1 encodes:
- a CDS encoding sensor histidine kinase: MNYYRNIFKSIKIQLISYICLLTTVPLLFVCVVEYYSSKSAIEQRMIEQLTSIADLKKSELNNWLEERLTDTSVIARNKVLAAAATSLLQQRRRFESIDELRKSEAGRINYERILDNLHVLKQFYKHYNVISIIDGANGEVVISTYPGIVGKTLSSFGSYIDTLGKKEVAVKDIYTSELTDQNCMTYFCPVCMTDTITLESSDIIIGAILLDVNVKNSVEPVIRNWPGMGTTGETLLVRREGNTIVYLNDLRHKEGAALQFISPIHSTLDIPSVLSSGGEEGIKESVDYRNVPVLSAYRHIPVLNWGLVAKQDLTEAFAPVEKLKNRVVVLIFVCITVVIALGVSFTNRITQPLLQLAQGAKAIGSGNLDHRISILSENEVGLLAKEFNHMAAKLKESYSNLEQKVEERTAQLLRAERLAAVGELAAEVAHEINNPLGGLQNFASMIEHEPENVPQTKKYATLMLEGLKRVELIVKRLLTFSRPYTLRISENNINVVINNSLEFVEHRIEPSLVRIHKELNESLPMVFIDVDHVSMVFINMMVNALESMPDGGTLTIKTDTCKRHEGCVTVYISDTGCGIQGEIMDKIFEPFFTTKNKEGEKGLGMGLAISKRIIEDHGGEIRIESHVGEGTTFLVCLPSRRGE, translated from the coding sequence ATGAATTATTACAGAAACATCTTCAAAAGTATTAAGATACAACTCATCTCTTATATCTGTCTTTTAACCACCGTTCCGTTATTGTTTGTTTGTGTCGTGGAATATTACAGTAGTAAGAGCGCCATTGAGCAGCGGATGATCGAACAACTGACCTCCATTGCTGACCTGAAAAAAAGTGAGCTGAACAATTGGCTGGAAGAGCGGTTGACCGATACCTCGGTAATTGCCCGCAACAAGGTGCTTGCTGCGGCAGCAACAAGCCTTTTACAGCAGAGGAGAAGATTTGAAAGTATCGATGAGTTGAGAAAATCAGAAGCCGGCCGTATAAATTATGAACGGATTTTAGACAATCTTCATGTCCTGAAGCAGTTTTATAAACATTACAACGTTATCTCTATAATAGACGGTGCAAATGGAGAGGTGGTTATATCCACATACCCCGGGATCGTGGGTAAAACCCTGAGCTCGTTTGGCAGTTATATAGATACCCTCGGGAAAAAAGAGGTAGCCGTGAAGGATATCTACACCTCTGAACTGACCGACCAGAATTGTATGACGTATTTTTGCCCGGTTTGCATGACAGATACCATTACCCTGGAAAGCAGCGATATTATCATTGGCGCCATATTATTGGATGTTAATGTGAAAAACAGCGTTGAACCGGTGATTCGCAACTGGCCAGGAATGGGAACAACAGGAGAAACACTCCTGGTGAGGAGAGAAGGGAATACCATTGTCTATTTAAATGACCTTCGTCACAAGGAGGGAGCGGCCTTGCAATTTATCAGCCCCATCCATTCTACCCTGGATATCCCTTCGGTGTTAAGCTCCGGTGGCGAAGAAGGGATTAAAGAATCTGTAGACTACAGGAATGTTCCCGTACTTTCTGCCTACCGGCACATCCCCGTTCTCAATTGGGGACTTGTGGCAAAACAGGATTTAACAGAGGCATTTGCCCCGGTTGAAAAACTGAAAAACCGCGTTGTCGTGCTGATCTTTGTTTGTATTACCGTTGTCATTGCTCTTGGCGTTTCATTCACCAATCGTATTACGCAACCTCTGTTACAACTGGCGCAGGGGGCGAAGGCTATTGGTTCAGGAAATCTTGACCATCGTATATCGATTCTATCGGAGAATGAGGTGGGTCTTCTTGCCAAAGAATTTAATCACATGGCTGCAAAACTGAAAGAGTCATATTCAAATCTGGAACAAAAGGTGGAGGAACGAACGGCCCAGTTGCTGCGAGCCGAGCGACTCGCTGCGGTAGGTGAGCTTGCAGCCGAGGTGGCCCATGAAATCAATAACCCGTTAGGTGGTTTGCAGAATTTTGCCAGCATGATTGAACATGAACCGGAAAATGTCCCGCAAACAAAGAAGTACGCCACTCTTATGCTGGAAGGACTGAAGCGGGTTGAGTTGATTGTAAAACGTCTTTTAACATTTTCCCGACCCTATACACTTCGTATTTCTGAAAACAATATTAACGTGGTCATAAATAATTCTCTTGAGTTTGTAGAGCACAGGATTGAACCCAGCCTTGTACGTATTCATAAAGAACTTAACGAATCCCTTCCCATGGTTTTCATAGATGTGGATCACGTCTCTATGGTATTCATCAATATGATGGTTAATGCCCTTGAGAGTATGCCAGACGGGGGAACACTGACCATAAAGACAGATACTTGCAAGAGACATGAAGGGTGTGTTACCGTTTATATTAGTGACACCGGATGCGGTATCCAGGGAGAAATTATGGATAAGATTTTCGAGCCCTTTTTTACCACGAAGAACAAAGAAGGTGAAAAAGGGCTGGGGATGGGATTGGCAATATCGAAGAGGATTATCGAGGATCACGGCGGGGAAATCCGTATAGAAAGTCACGTGGGGGAAGGGACTACCTTTCTGGTATGCCTTCCCAGTCGCAGAGGAGAGTGA